The genomic window CATCAGATGCTCCACCGCCTTCAAGCCCTTGCGCGTGATGCGCACCAGCGTGATGCGGCGATCACTCTCATGGGGCAGCCGCTCGACCTGTCCGCGCGCTTCCATGCGGTCGAGCAGACGCGTCACGGTGGGCTGCTTGGTCACCGTTACCTGCGCAAGCTGGCCGATGCTGATCGGCTCGCTGCCGGCAAGCGACGCCATCACCCGCCACTCGGAAACCGAGAAGCCCTGCTGTCGCGCCACCTCGTGGAACTCCGAGGAGATCAGCTGGCTGGCCTGCGCCAACAGCGCCGGCAGGTAGTCATCGACGAAGCGATGTGTTTCAGCAGGTTGCTCAGCCATGAATGCACCTCATGGCAACGCGCTTCATACCGGCCGCAGGCACGCTGCTTGCATGTCTAGGGTAATTCATGATTGTGGATACATTCATTTGTCAACATTATAGAAAGCGTGATGTGGCAGCTGAAGCGCATCCTCCCACGAGAAAGAAGAAGGACCCACATGGCTGAGCGTTCATTCGTCGAAGAAGTCAAGAAGTTGCGACTTTCCGGTGGCGAGGTGTTCCGCGGTGAAGGCATTCTGGCC from Variovorax paradoxus includes these protein-coding regions:
- a CDS encoding MarR family winged helix-turn-helix transcriptional regulator; amino-acid sequence: MAEQPAETHRFVDDYLPALLAQASQLISSEFHEVARQQGFSVSEWRVMASLAGSEPISIGQLAQVTVTKQPTVTRLLDRMEARGQVERLPHESDRRITLVRITRKGLKAVEHLMELARDHERRVLEPFGLRRAEELKQTLRQMIDLHVHVPVEEPEED